A DNA window from Camelina sativa cultivar DH55 chromosome 17, Cs, whole genome shotgun sequence contains the following coding sequences:
- the LOC104759208 gene encoding PI-PLC X domain-containing protein At5g67130-like, which translates to MVANNQLLIVFTSAESKQNTEGIAYQWNYYVVENQYGDDGVKPDTCSNRGESAPLPNKNKALVLVNHFKTVPVKILTCEDNSEQLVDMIKTCYLAAGNRWANYVAVNFYKRSSGGGTFRAVDKLNGELLCGRDDVHAC; encoded by the exons ATGGTCGCCAATAACCAACTGTTAATCGTCTTCACTTCAGCTGAATCGAAGCAAAACACCGAAGGAATAGCTTACCAGTGGAACTACTACGTAGTGGAAAACCAAT ATGGAGACGATGGAGTTAAACCAGATACGTGTAGCAATAGAGGAGAATCTGCACCCttacccaacaaaaacaaagctttgGTTTTGGTAAATCATTTCAAGACAGTTCCGGTTAAGATCTTGACTTGTGAGGATAACTCTGAACAACTTGTCGATATGATTAAGACATGTTACTTAGCCGCAGGGAACCGATGGGCCAATTATGTTGCCGTCAACTTTTACAAG AGGAGTAGTGGAGGAGGAACATTTCGAGCAGTTGATAAACTAAATGGAGAGCTTC
- the LOC104755669 gene encoding probable inactive purple acid phosphatase 1, whose product MRGSTIVAILVTVLSVLGAIQEVNSDKDQPLSGIAIHKTTFHLNVKAYVKASPTVLGSNGQHSELVLVKYSSPEPSDDDWIGVFSPADFNASTCPGDNKMVQTPRLCSAPIKFQYANFSNPRYNHTGSGSLKLQLINQRSDFSFALFSGGLLNPKLVAISNKVAFENPNAPVYPRLALGKEWDEMTVTWTSGYGLNLAQPVVEWGIKGGESKLSPAGTLTFGRNSMCGAPARTVGWRDPGYIHTAFLKELWPNSKYTYRVGHRLSSGAFIWSKEYQFKSSPFPGQNSLQQVVIFGDMGKAEVDGSNEYNDFQRASLNTTKQLIRDLKKTDAVFHIGDICYANGYLSQWDQFIAQIEPIASTVPYMIASGNHERDWPNSGSFYDGLDSGGECGVPAETMFYVPAQNRAKLWYSSDYGMFRFCVADTEHDWREGTEQYNFIEHCLASVDRKQQPWLIFIAHRVLGYSSTSFYAEEGSFAEPMGRDSLQKLWQKYKVDIAVYGHAHNYERTCPVYQSVCTTHEKSNYKGPLNGTIHIVAGGGGAGLAEFSDLQPNWSLVRDKDYGFVKLTAVDHSNLLFEYKKSSDGRVNDSFTISRDYRDILACAVDSCPATTLAS is encoded by the exons ATGAGAGGATCGACGATTGTTGCAATATTGGTGACTGTTTTATCAGTTCTTGGAGCAATTCAAGAAGTGAATTCTGATAAAGACCAACCTTTATCAGGAATTGCTATCCATAAAACAACATTCCATCTCAATGTAAAAGCTTATGTCAAAGCCTCTCCAACAGTTCTTGGATCTAAT ggtCAACATAGTGAATTGGTGTTGGTTAAATATAGTTCTCCGGAACCATCAGATGATGATTGGATTGGAGTGTTTTCTCCTGCAGATTTCAA TGCCTCTACTTGTCCAGGAGATAACAAAATGGTGCAAACACCTCGACTATGTTCTGCCCCAATCAAG TTTCAATATGCAAACTTTAGTAATCCAAGATACAACCATACTGGAAGCGGTTCCTTGAAGCTTCAACTGATCAACCAAAGATCAGATTTCTCATTCGCGCTCTTTTCTGGCGGTTTGTTGAAT CCAAAGCTTGTGGCAATCTCAAACAAAGTAGCCTTTGAGAACCCAAATGCACCAGTTTACCCGCGTTTGGCACTAGGCAAAGAATGGGATGAA ATGACAGTAACATGGACTAGTGGTTATGGACTCAACTTAGCTCAACCTGTTGTTGAGTGGGGAATTAAAGGAGGAGAGAGTAAACTCTCACCTGCTGGGACATTGACCTTCGGCCGTAACAGTATGTGCGGTGCTCCTGCAAGAACGGTTGGATGGCGTGATCCCGGATACATACACACAGCTTTCCTCAAAGAGTTATGGCCTAATTCCAA GTATACCTACAGAGTTGGGCATAGACTGTCCAGTGGTGCATTCATCTGGAGTAAAGAGTATCAATTCAAATCTTCTCCTTTTCCGGGGCAAAACTCTCTCCAACAAGTTGTAATCTTTGGAGACATGGGAAAG GCTGAAGTTGATGGCTCAAACGAGTACAACGATTTCCAACGTGCTTCTCTCAACACCACAAAGCAACTTATTAGAGACTTAAAGAAGACTGATGCAGTATTCCACATTGGAGATATATGTTACGCAAATGGATATCTTTCTCAATGGGACCAATTCATAGCACAGATTGAGCCAATTGCTTCCACTGTTCCATACATGATTGCAAG CGGAAACCATGAACGTGACTGGCCCAACTCAGGTTCATTTTACGATGGTTTAGACTCTGGAGGAGAATGTGGTGTACCAGCTGAGACAATGTTCTACGTACCTGCTCAAAACAGAGCCAAGCTTTGGTACTCAAGTGACTATGGAATGTTTAGGTTCTGTGTGGCTGACACAGAACATGACTGGAGAGAAGGAACAGAGCAATACAACTTCATAGAGCACTGTCTAGCATCAGTTGATAGGAAACAGCAGCCGTGGCTGATATTCATTGCTCACCGTGTGCTCGGTTACTCCTCCACATCGTTCTATGCGGAAGAAGGCTCTTTTGCTGAACCAATGGGGAGAGACAGTCTTCAAAAGCTATGGCAGAAGTACAAAGTCGACATTGCAGTCTACGGCCACGCACATAACTACGAGAGAACATGCCCGGTTTATCAG AGTGTATGTACGACTCATGAGAAGAGCAACTACAAGGGTCCGTTGAATGGAACGATCCACATTGTTGCTGGAGGTGGAGGAGCTGGTCTTGCTGAATTCTCTGATCTTCAACCTAACTGGAGTCTTGTAAGAGATAAAGATTACGGATTCGTTAAACTTACAGCGGTTGATCACTCTAACCTTCTATTCGAGTATAAGAAGAGCAGTGACGGACGAGTCAATGATTCTTTCACAATATCAAGAGATTACAGAGATATCTTAGCTTGTGCTGTGGATAGTTGCCCTGCAACAACACTTGCTTCATAG